In the genome of Pseudopipra pipra isolate bDixPip1 chromosome 4, bDixPip1.hap1, whole genome shotgun sequence, one region contains:
- the TET2 gene encoding methylcytosine dioxygenase TET2 isoform X1: MSARLRDAAEIHLEGSLVDGPGAGQMEQDRTNHVDGNRLSPFLIPQPSHVCQPEPSAGKLQNGSPAAERPGVEVNGDHKPLSIKSNYGVPHPKGSPNNRVSPDLLQDKKVYSKYMQNGGIKRTFSEPSLYGLHESKKVKQDKEVNGEKAEPEDNSEKPSVSNSYSEKKPESFTRQENEASDLIPSTRYNSGGSENSHDLLIQDEQEQENIHCHNRDIVLLLKNKAVPMPNGATVSASSMESMHGELLEKTLSQYYPEHVSIAMQKNTSHINAITSQATNELSYQTTHSSHTSGQITSPQTSNSELPQVPAVVVTEVYNTEDSSKPPVLPGSCLLQKPELQLQQQIPGYDPHQLPVGSSNVHGSIGQVPKQDLSLSSSSNLQAQSTALERYSEQAENNGAFFTQNSTFHKDSSTPPAPEMNSALSAVVQEGHHSYDSRCETLPGKIKNEGQQEGPMSESPSLSQQQLHPQQRLLQQAQTSQQGVSESNPQAAVASSVQQCPEEVTLASEPPLQNLHARRSEGELQQHYQHFPGQREPETPPDKEKDQVKEPVQQAQHYSKPAWIELVSTQFRQREPPQKPSEALLRSILQCQPNTAQTVYTKQYAGSPDSLKGPSGQPRSQKIMQQEQLPSLYKSESSQLQPHPPADQQLPFQKHSPQPQLTKVDSLLKSQVQQHPPQQLHFQERPEKQAEQPLGAPLKQQHLNPQPGENGQFLHSHILQEMLQKQTHRVQLPCSPQVISNHQQSLQMKNKDLPRTVSHSQTNAEQLLDRTSFNQLKVEECFQAGNKYMKSNAFPLPHPQLGLEQVRTMNNKAPLYTQKAKASLQHPCPNNMHLVSEKKGSAANTERFGANKMQDLQHVQYFSSDLTTKQDVNHCFQEQEQRTQQASVLQLPPLQPSQCYGASLNQDLPSKPAPQIPQQYLPHSQTAPHSQDQRGCHLQSQTPKDFEKHAALRWHLLQKREQQAYQQPKTEIGPSAARKPIKTEAGTKSNVCMRPSAGQLENKMWKKTIKQENQHFGCENMQQKSIIETMEQQLKQIQVKSLFDHKTFTLKSPKQVKVETAGPITILSRNTSAADFDTQTPISDQQANLSAEKTPTKRTAGTVLNNFLDSPSKLLDTPVKNLLDTPAKTQYDFPSCSCVEQIIEKDEGPFYTHLGAGPNVAAIREIMEERFGQKGKAIRIERVVYTGKEGKSSQGCPIAKWVVRRSSQEEKLLCLVRERAGHTCETAVIVILILVWEGIPTSLADKLYSELTDTLRKYGTLTNRRCALNEERTCACQGLDPETCGASFSFGCSWSMYYNGCKFARSKIPRKFKLMGDDPKEEEKLESNLQNLSTLMAPTYKKLAPDAYNNQIEYEHRAPECRLGLKEGRPFSGVTACLDFCAHAHRDLHNMQNGSTLVCTLTREDNREIGQTPEDEQLHVLPLYKVSDVDEFGSAEGQEEKKRNGSIQVLTSFRRKVRMLAEPVKTCRQRKLEAKKAAAEKLSSLENGSSKAEREKSAAARNKQGNSEVGGHAKQLADLLRLSGPATQQQQQQQQQHPQRTLPNNSQSNPINSYSGSGSANLYVRLPNPANAYPNSSYTSDPYRGSSPMNLYTTSSQPVGSYLNSSSPMNPYSGSLSQNNQYPPYQCNGNIPMDNCPSYLGSYPSQHQHMDFYSCQSQDYMSKLSLPPIQTLYQHRFGNNQSFGPKYLNYGNQNMEVDSFSNCTIRPNVHHVGSFSSYSTHEANGHFMEVASRLKSNLSNPSMDYASTSKTGEHHHVQPPPHLPHDYHSAPSMFSSPPNSLHLQNKDNEIISHAVNGLSNMLPGQNHDRTTPQGGLDKTDVLNPEKTEDPDEVWSDSEQNFLDPEIGGVAVAPSHGSILIECAKRELHATTPLKNPNRNHPTRISLVFYQHKSMNEPKHGLALWEAKMAEKAREKEEECEKYGPDYVPQKSYGKKAKREPAEPHEPSEPTYVRFIKSLAQRTLSVTTDSTVTTSPYAFTRVTGPYNRYI; the protein is encoded by the exons aTACATTTGGAGGGTAGCCTTGTGGATGGCCCCGGAGCAGGCCAGATGGAACAGGACAGAACCAACCATGTTGACGGCAATAGATTGAGTCCATTTCTAATACCGCAGCCTTCTCACGTGTGCCAGCCAGAGCCTTCTGCGGGGAAGCTACAGAATGGAagtccagcagcagagaggccTGGAGTTGAAGTAAACGGAGACCACAAGCCGCTATCCATTAAAAGCAACTACGGAGTGCCCCACCCGAAGGGAAGTCCAAACAACCGCGTGAGCCCGGACCTTTTACAAGACAAGAAAGTATATTCCAAATATATGCAAAATGGTGGGATAAAACGCACTTTTAGTGAGCCCTCTCTGTATGGACTTCATGAGAGCAAAAAAGTGAAACAAGACAAGGAGGTAAACGGAGAAAAAGCTGAGCCAGAGGATAACAGTGAAAAACCAAGCGTCTCCAATTCTTACAGTGAGAAGAAACCTGAGAGTTTTACAAGACAAGAAAATGAAGCTTCAGATTTGATACCGTCTACAAGATACAACAGTGGTGGTTCAGAAAACTCTCATGACCTCCTGATTCAGgatgagcaggagcaggaaaacaTTCATTGCCACAACAGGGACATTGTCTTACTACTTAAGAACAAGGCAGTGCCAATGCCTAATGGTGCTACAGTTTCTGCCTCTTCCATGGAAAGCATGCATGGTGAACTCCTGGAGAAAACACTGTCTCAATATTATCCAGAACATGTTTCCATAGCAATGCAGAAGAACACATCTCATATCAATGCCATTACCAGTCAGGCTACTAATGAGTTGTCCTATCAGACAACGCATTCATCCCATACCTCAGGGCAGATCACTTCCCCACAGACCTCAAACTCTGAGCTGCCTCAAGTGCCAGCTGTAGTGGTTACTGAGGTCTACAACACAGAAGACTCCAGTAAACCACCTGTATTGCCGGGAAGCTGTTTGCTTCAGAAACCAGAACTACAGCTACAGCAACAGATTCCAGGCTATGATCCACACCAGTTACCCGTAGGAAGCAGTAACGTTCATGGAAGCATAGGGCAGGTTCCCAAACAAGACCTCTCTTTAAGTTCCAGCAGTAACCTGCAAGCTCAGAGCACTGCTCTGGAAAGGTACTCTGAGCAAGCAGAAAATAATGGTGCTTTCTTTACACAGAACTCAACGTTTCACAAAGATTCCTccactcctcctgctccagaaaTGAACAGTGCCCTGTCTGCCGTGGTGCAAGAAGGACACCATTCCTATGACAGCAGATGTGAAACTCTTCCTGGGAAGATAAAGAATGAAGGACAACAGGAGGGACCAATGTCAGAAAGTCCCAGCCTCAGCCAACAACAACTTCACCCTCAGCAGAGACTTCTGCAGCAGGCACAAACATCACAACAAGGTGTCAGTGAAAGCAACCCACAAGCTGCTGTGGCCTCCTCAGTTCAGCAGTGCCCTGAAGAAGTGACGCTGGCGTCAGAACCTCCCCTCCAAAACCTGCACGCGCGCAGAAGTGAGGGTGAGTTGCAACAACACTATCAGcatttcccaggacagagagaaCCTGAGACTCCTCCTGACAAAGAAAAGGACCAAGTGAAAGAGCCTGTCCAACAGGCTCAACATTATTCAAAACCAGCCTGGATAGAACTGGTTTCCACGCAGTTCCGCCAGAGAGAGCCTCCCCAAAAGCCCAGCGAAGCATTACTGCGATCAATTCTTCAGTGCCAGCCAAACACAGCCCAAACAGTCTACACAAAACAGTATGCTGGAAGTCCTGATTCTTTAAAGGGGCCTTCAGGACAGCCCCGGAGCCAGAAGATAATGCAACAGGAACAACTTCCTTCGCTGTACAAAAGTGAGAGCTCCCAGCTGCAGCCGCATCCCCCAGCTGACCAGCAGCTGCCGTTCCAGAAACACTCACCACAGCCACAGCTCACAAAGGTGGATTCCCTACTCAAGTCCCAAGTGCAGCAACACCCCCCGCAGCAGCTCCATTTCCAGGAAAGACCAGAAAAACAAGCTGAACAGCCTTTAGGAGCCCCCTTGAAACAGCAGCACTTGAATCCCCAGCCAGGGGAAAATGGGCAGTTCTTGCATTCACACATTTTGCAAGAGATGCTTCAAAAACAGACACATCGGGTGCAATTGCCATGCAGTCCACAGGTAATCTCAAACCATCAGCAGtctctgcaaatgaaaaataaagacctGCCCCGAACTGTGTCCCACTCCCAAACCAATGCTGAGCAGCTTCTAGACAGGACATCCTTCAATCAGCTTAAAGTAGAGGAATGTTTCCAAGCTGGGAATAAGTACATGAAATCAAATGCATTCCCACTGCCTCACCCTCAGCTAGGCCTAGAGCAGGTGCGTACCATGAACAACAAAGCTCCCCTGTACACTCAGAAGGCAAAGGCTAGTCTCCAGCACCCATGCCCAAACAACATGCACTTGGTTTCCGAGAAGAAAGGAAGCGCCGCCAATACAGAACGCTTTGGAGCCAACAAAATGCAGGACTTGCAACATGTTCAGTATTTTTCAAGTGACTTGACCACAAAGCAAGATGTGAATCACTGTTTTCAAGAACAAGAGCAACGGACACAACAAGCCTCAGTTTTACAGCTACCGCCACTCCAGCCATCACAATGCTATGGTGCTAGTCTGAACCAAGACCTCCCGAGCAAACCAGCTCCACAGATTCCTCAGCAGTACTTACCACACAGCCAAACTGCCCCACACTCCCAAGATCAGAGAGGCTGTCATTTGCAGTCCCAGACTCCTAAGGATTTTGAAAAGCATGCTGCTCTAAGGTGGCACCTCTTGCAAAAACGGGAGCAGCAAGCATACCAGCAGCCCAAAACTGAGATTGGTCCCAGTGCAGCACGCAAGCCTATCAAAACTGAGGCTGGCACAAAGTCTAATGTCTGCATGCGCCCATCAGCTGgacagctggaaaacaaaatgtggaaaaaaacaattaaacaaGAGAATCAGCACTTTGGCTGCGAGAACATGCAACAAAAGAGCATCATTGAGACAATGGAACAGCAGCTAAAACAGATACAGGTCAAATCACTGTTTGATCATAAGACTTTTACTCTCAAATCACCCAAACAAGTGAAGGTTGAAACAGCAGGCCCTATTACCATTCTGTCAAGAAATACCAGTGCTGCAGATTTTGACACTCAGACTCCAATCTCAGATCAGCAAGCAAACTTGTCTGCTGAGAAAACCCCGACCAAAAGAACAGCTGGAACTGTTCTCAATAATTTTTTAGACTCACCTTCCAAGTTATTGGATACTCCTGTAAAAAATTTATTGGACACACCTGCCAAAACCCAGTATGATTTCCCATCTTGCAGCTGTGTTG agCAAATTATTGAAAAAGATGAAGGTCCTTTCTATACCCATCTAGGAGCCGGTCCTAATGTGGCAGCTATTAGAGAAATCATGGAAGAAAG atTTGGACAGAAGGGTAAAGCTATAAGGATTGAGAGAGTTGTCTACACTGGGAAAGAAGGCAAAAGTTCTCAAGGATGTCCAATTGCTAAATGG GTAGTCCGCAGAAGCAGTcaggaggaaaagctgctctgcttGGTGCGCGAGCGAGCAGGCCACACGTGTGAGACGGCCGTGATCGTGATTCTCATCCTGGTCTGGGAGGGAATCCCAACAAGCCTGGCTGACAAGCTGTACTCCGAACTCACCGACACCCTGAGGAAGTACGGCACGCTCACGAACCGGCGGTGCGCCCTAAACGAAGA ACGGACTTGTGCATGTCAAGGGCTGGACCCTGAAACTTGTGgtgcttcattttcctttggTTGCTCCTGGAGCATGTACTACAATGGTTGTAAGTTTGCCAGAAGCAAGATTCCAAGAAAGTTTAAGCTGATGGGGGACGACCCAAAAGAG gaagaaaaactaGAATCCAATTTGCAGAATCTGTCAACCCTGATGGCACCCACCTACAAGAAGCTTGCACCCGATGCATATAACAACCAG ATCGAGTACGAACACAGAGCACCTGAGTGTCGCCTGGGTTTAAAAGAAGGTCGCCCATTCTCAGGGGTCACTGCCTGCCTGGACTTCTGTGCTCATGCTCACAGAGACTTGCACAACATGCAGAACGGGAGCACTCTG GTTTGCACACTAACTAGAGAAGACAATCGTGAAATTGGCCAAACACCAGAAGATGAGCAGCTCCACGTGCTCCCGTTATACAAAGTCTCTGATGTGGATGAGTTTGGAAGTGCTGAAGGccaggaggagaagaagaggaaCGGCAGCATCCAGGTCCTTACCTCCTTTCGCCGAAAAGTAAGGATGTTAGCAGAGCCCGTTAAGACCTGTCGGCAAAGGAAGCTGGAAGCAAagaaagcagctgcagaaaagCTTTCCTCCTTGGAGAATGGGTCTAGCAAAGCTGAGAGAGAGAAGTCTGCTGCAGCACGCAACAAGCAAGGCAACTCTGAAGTGGGAGGTCATGCAAAGCAGCTAGCAG ATCTTTTACGTCTTTCAGGACCAGCCAcacaacaacagcagcagcagcagcagcaacatccACAGCGCACTCTCCCTAACAACTCTCAGTCAAATCCTATTAATTCTTACTCGGGTTCAGGTTCTGCAAATCTCTATGTAAGGTTGCCTAATCCAGCCAATGCTTATCCAAACTCATCATACACTTCAGATCCCTACAGAGGGTCCAGTCCCATGAACCTCTATACAACCTCATCACAGCCTGTGGGGTCTTATTTGAATTCTTCCAGTCCCATGAACCCTTATTCGGGATCATTAAGTCAAAATAACCAATATCCACCCTACCAATGCAATGGAAACATACCTATGGACAACTGCCCCTCTTACTTGGGCTCCTACCCTTCCCAGCATCAGCACATGGACTTCTATAGTTGCCAGAGCCAAGACTATATGTCTAAACTAAGTCTACCACCCATTCAAACATTATACCAGCACAGGTTTGGGAATAACCAGAGTTTTGGTCCCAAATACTTGAATTATGGAAACCAAAATATGGAGGTAGACTCCTTCAGTAATTGCACCATTAGACCTAATGTACACCATGTAGGGTCTTTTTCCTCTTACTCCACCCATGAGGCCAATGGTCATTTTATGGAGGTTGCCTCAAGGTTAAAATCTAATCTGAGTAACCCGAGCATGGATTATGCCTCCACGAGTAAAACAGGTGAACATCATCACGTGCAACCCCCTCCTCATTTACCACACGACTACCATTCTGCTCCAAGTATGTTTAGTAGTCCTCCTAATTCACTGCACCTCCAAAATAAGgataatgaaattatttcacatGCAGTTAATGGTTTGTCTAACATGCTTCCAGGTCAAAACCATGACAGGACTACTCCCCAGGGTGGTTTAGATAAAACTGATGTGCTGAATCCAGAAAAAACAGAGGATCCCGATGAAGTCTGGTCAGATAGTGAGCAGAACTTTCTGGATCCAGAAATTGGAGGAGTGGCAGTTGCTCCATCTCATGGGTCAATTCTCATAGAGTGTGCAAAACGTGAGCTCCACGCAACAACTcccttaaaaaaccccaacaggaACCATCCCACCAGAATATCCCTTGTCTTTTACCAGCACAAGAGCATGAATGAGCCAAAACACGGTCTGGCTCTGTGGGAGGCAAAGATGGCTGAGAAGgcaagagagaaggaagaggaatgtGAGAAGTACGGTCCAGACTATGTGCCTCAGAAATCTTACGGCAAAAAAGCGAAGCGGGAGCCTGCGGAGCCACACGAACCCTCTGAGCCAACGTACGTGCGCTTCATCAAGTCTCTTGCACAAAGGACGCTGTCGGTCACCACAGACTCCACAGTAACTACATCTCCATATGCCTTTACACGGGTTACAGGGCCTTACAACCGATATATCTGA